A window from Cyanobacteria bacterium FACHB-DQ100 encodes these proteins:
- a CDS encoding exopolysaccharide biosynthesis protein, producing MHLRFSQDIESLLKRLSEEPLTIAAILAETSERGFCLVIALLVIPFLFPVPPGLTGVPGTGCILLGMQMALGKRSPWLPKKLAQFRFPTFFARELLKNIRRVTRILEKITRPRLRRIASNPHIWQFNGLCITWLAILLIAPIPFTNPFPTIGILLLVVAMLESDGLLMCVAYGLTALITAICAVIVYLLWKAPDLINQWL from the coding sequence ATGCACCTTCGTTTTTCTCAAGACATTGAATCTTTGTTAAAGCGACTGTCTGAGGAGCCATTAACGATCGCGGCGATTCTAGCTGAAACTTCAGAACGTGGTTTTTGCTTGGTGATCGCGCTTTTGGTGATTCCGTTTTTGTTTCCGGTTCCGCCTGGATTGACGGGAGTTCCAGGAACGGGGTGCATTTTATTAGGGATGCAGATGGCACTAGGGAAGCGATCGCCTTGGTTGCCAAAGAAATTGGCGCAGTTTCGATTCCCGACTTTTTTTGCACGGGAGTTGCTAAAAAATATTCGACGAGTGACGCGTATCTTAGAAAAAATTACGCGTCCTCGTCTCAGACGAATTGCATCGAATCCGCATATCTGGCAGTTCAATGGATTGTGCATTACTTGGTTAGCCATTTTGCTCATTGCACCGATTCCATTTACCAATCCATTTCCAACGATCGGGATATTGCTTTTAGTGGTGGCAATGCTCGAATCTGATGGATTGTTGATGTGTGTGGCTTATGGGCTGACTGCCTTGATTACTGCCATTTGTGCTGTTATCGTTTACTTGCTTTGGAAAGCGCCAGACTTAATCAATCAATGGCTTTAA
- a CDS encoding phosphoenolpyruvate synthase, whose product MEKSLAVETLFSLDHIESQHQTQVGEQALQLSAIAQKGFPVLPSVVLAATRFRHFLETIHWLQPLFADLPYSSLRLNLEDSQQLQTIARQIRPTIQHAELPEDWMLEIESAIAQVIAQVIVQLPDLGAPSAVILRPSIALDAPLSSQELCDLIEPQICTLEMNDLAIALKQLWAELFRAQNLVYWQGAKLELQQIHFAVLIQPIASVTASGSLQGQPPQWEIAAARGLNFAIARGEVQPELYQISEDQIQLKQAGRQTIAYHIQAGTEPLARSHLSEVAPVLQPPQQEALCTLAQTLQFPIALEWQLFDSHLYITTARNPAPTVYPDPIPSHSDQAIVFGLGAAPGQAIAPAFVLSGLELPDTPVPAGSVLVTPMILPSWIPLLKYAAAIVSEQGGMTSHGAILAREMGIPAIVGAQEATKRIHTGDTIVVNGNTGSVTLTHPTVQASPKSTRIEQTWNTTATKLMINLSQVDSIADAENINIDGIGLLRSELMLGGMLEALDQDRLAEQIQQFARSFAPRPVFYRSLDLRSHEFQVTPPEANPMLGMRGTLSYVRHPERFDLELAALEQALQAGCSNLRLILPFVRTVEEFVFCRRRVEQAGLLGYAQFQLWIMAEVPSVLFLLPEYVEAGVQGICIGTSDLTQLILGVDRDQSAMVQAFDETHPAVMNAIAQLIQSAHRLQIPCSISTQAPITSELIDRWIEWGVDAISVNLSVVDMAHRAIARAEQRMLLNGVREQFGDSRSRL is encoded by the coding sequence ATGGAAAAATCGCTGGCTGTGGAAACTTTGTTCTCGCTCGATCACATTGAATCGCAACATCAGACACAGGTAGGCGAACAAGCACTACAGCTGAGTGCGATCGCTCAGAAAGGATTTCCAGTGCTTCCGAGCGTCGTGTTAGCGGCAACCCGGTTTCGTCACTTTCTCGAAACAATTCACTGGTTGCAGCCCTTGTTTGCCGATTTGCCTTACTCCTCTTTGCGTCTGAATCTCGAAGACTCACAGCAGCTTCAAACGATCGCTCGGCAAATTCGCCCAACGATTCAACATGCCGAACTTCCAGAAGACTGGATGTTAGAAATCGAGAGCGCAATTGCACAGGTAATTGCACAGGTAATTGTACAGTTGCCCGATTTAGGCGCACCCTCGGCTGTGATTCTGCGTCCGTCGATCGCGCTCGATGCGCCACTTTCTAGCCAAGAACTCTGTGATTTAATCGAGCCGCAAATTTGCACTCTAGAGATGAACGACTTGGCGATCGCGCTCAAGCAACTGTGGGCAGAACTATTTCGGGCGCAAAATCTGGTTTATTGGCAAGGCGCAAAGCTTGAACTCCAGCAAATCCACTTCGCAGTGCTAATTCAACCGATCGCCAGCGTCACGGCATCCGGTTCGCTGCAAGGTCAGCCGCCCCAGTGGGAAATTGCGGCAGCTCGCGGATTAAATTTTGCGATCGCACGGGGCGAAGTGCAGCCAGAACTCTATCAGATCTCCGAAGATCAGATTCAACTAAAGCAAGCAGGACGACAAACGATCGCCTATCACATTCAAGCTGGAACGGAACCACTCGCACGATCGCACCTCAGCGAAGTCGCGCCAGTTTTGCAGCCCCCTCAGCAAGAAGCCCTCTGCACTCTCGCTCAAACCTTGCAATTCCCTATTGCTTTAGAGTGGCAGTTGTTTGACTCACACCTCTACATCACCACGGCGCGAAACCCTGCCCCGACGGTCTATCCAGATCCGATTCCGTCGCATTCAGATCAGGCGATCGTTTTCGGACTGGGGGCGGCTCCCGGACAAGCGATCGCCCCTGCCTTCGTGCTGAGCGGTCTAGAATTACCAGACACCCCGGTTCCAGCAGGTTCTGTGCTGGTCACTCCAATGATTTTGCCCAGTTGGATTCCCTTGCTCAAATACGCCGCTGCGATCGTCTCGGAGCAGGGTGGAATGACTAGCCATGGGGCAATTTTGGCGCGAGAAATGGGGATTCCCGCGATCGTAGGAGCGCAAGAAGCCACAAAACGAATTCACACGGGAGATACGATCGTCGTTAATGGAAATACTGGATCAGTTACACTCACTCACCCAACGGTTCAAGCTTCACCAAAATCAACGCGAATAGAGCAGACTTGGAATACAACTGCCACAAAATTGATGATTAATCTCAGTCAAGTCGATTCAATCGCAGATGCAGAGAACATCAATATTGATGGAATAGGATTATTAAGATCAGAGCTAATGCTAGGAGGAATGCTAGAGGCGCTTGATCAAGACCGATTAGCTGAACAGATTCAGCAATTTGCGCGATCGTTTGCGCCTCGTCCGGTGTTTTATCGCAGTTTAGATTTGCGATCGCACGAGTTTCAAGTTACGCCACCGGAAGCGAATCCCATGCTGGGAATGCGCGGGACACTGAGTTATGTTCGGCATCCGGAGCGCTTTGATCTTGAGCTTGCTGCGCTTGAACAAGCGTTACAAGCAGGCTGCTCTAATTTGAGATTGATTCTGCCGTTTGTGCGAACAGTCGAAGAATTTGTCTTTTGTCGTCGCCGAGTCGAGCAAGCGGGATTGTTGGGTTATGCTCAATTTCAGCTTTGGATTATGGCAGAAGTGCCTTCCGTATTGTTTCTGCTGCCGGAGTATGTCGAGGCAGGTGTTCAGGGAATTTGCATCGGGACGAGCGATTTAACTCAGCTAATTCTTGGAGTCGATCGCGACCAAAGTGCGATGGTACAGGCATTTGATGAAACTCATCCTGCGGTAATGAATGCGATCGCTCAATTGATTCAATCGGCGCATCGCTTACAGATCCCCTGCTCGATTTCAACCCAAGCGCCGATCACGTCTGAGCTGATCGATCGCTGGATTGAGTGGGGAGTTGATGCGATCTCAGTCAATTTATCGGTTGTAGATATGGCGCATCGAGCGATCGCACGTGCAGAACAGCGCATGCTATTGAATGGGGTACGCGAACAATTCGGGGACTCGCGATCGCGCCTCTAA
- a CDS encoding transcriptional repressor: protein MKTQRTRSQDRILNILKSLNRSISAQDLYVELRSRDQGMGLATVYRALEALKLEGMVQVRTLSNGESLYGLIQEDRHHLTCLQCGESVAIDECPVHALEQQLNQSHRFKIYYHMLEFFGMCDRCQAKTEGL, encoded by the coding sequence ATGAAAACCCAGCGCACCCGTAGCCAAGACCGCATTCTCAATATTCTCAAGAGTCTCAACCGATCGATTTCTGCTCAAGATCTCTATGTCGAATTGCGGAGTCGCGATCAGGGAATGGGATTGGCAACGGTGTACCGAGCGTTAGAGGCTTTGAAGCTAGAAGGCATGGTGCAAGTGCGAACGCTCTCAAATGGTGAATCGCTTTATGGCTTAATCCAGGAAGATCGACATCATTTAACTTGTTTGCAGTGCGGTGAATCCGTGGCGATCGATGAATGTCCCGTTCATGCGTTAGAACAACAGTTGAATCAATCGCACCGCTTCAAAATTTACTATCACATGCTGGAATTTTTTGGCATGTGCGATCGTTGCCAAGCAAAAACCGAGGGACTTTGA
- a CDS encoding CAP domain-containing protein, whose protein sequence is MGIGCTALILATTGCKQIRERFPDFPILEPPSSQPSTPPTPAQSTTTARIEAAVHQQINQVRQQDGLSGLKNNDQLAAVARRYSKQMAEKNFFSHTSPDGTTPADRVRADRIFYIAVGENLFKGTNVAQPAPAAVEGWLDSPGHRENILRPIYAETGVGVWKKNNTYYITQLFLRR, encoded by the coding sequence ATGGGCATCGGGTGTACCGCGCTGATATTGGCGACAACGGGATGCAAACAGATTAGAGAGCGATTTCCTGATTTTCCAATTCTTGAGCCTCCTTCCTCTCAGCCGTCAACTCCTCCAACGCCAGCACAATCGACCACCACAGCACGAATTGAGGCGGCAGTCCATCAGCAAATTAATCAAGTCCGGCAGCAAGATGGATTATCGGGATTGAAAAACAACGATCAACTCGCAGCAGTGGCTCGACGATACAGCAAGCAAATGGCAGAGAAGAATTTTTTCAGCCATACCAGTCCTGACGGGACGACCCCCGCCGATCGTGTTCGTGCCGATCGCATTTTTTATATTGCTGTCGGTGAGAATTTGTTCAAAGGCACAAATGTGGCTCAGCCCGCACCCGCAGCAGTCGAGGGGTGGCTGGATAGTCCAGGGCATCGAGAGAACATTCTGCGTCCGATTTATGCTGAGACTGGAGTAGGAGTTTGGAAAAAGAACAATACTTACTACATCACACAACTGTTTCTGCGTCGGTAA
- the purS gene encoding phosphoribosylformylglycinamidine synthase subunit PurS, translating to MTQKFQAQIYVTLRPSVLDPAGTAVQSGLAHMGYSNVEQVRIGKYVELSLTAESETAAREQLDVICDQLLANPVIENYRIELQALAAV from the coding sequence GTGACTCAAAAATTTCAAGCTCAGATCTATGTTACTCTTCGTCCTTCGGTCTTAGATCCCGCAGGGACGGCGGTGCAGTCAGGATTGGCGCACATGGGCTACTCTAACGTGGAGCAAGTCAGAATCGGGAAGTATGTGGAATTGTCGCTGACAGCCGAGAGTGAAACGGCAGCACGAGAGCAGTTGGATGTGATTTGTGATCAGTTGTTGGCGAATCCGGTAATTGAGAATTATCGGATTGAGCTTCAAGCACTGGCGGCGGTTTAA
- a CDS encoding DUF1499 domain-containing protein codes for MLKRTALLVLIASLCWFGVSASAMALPLNPPIATLFSFSGTRPTTLGLNNDRLAECPSTPNCVNSFSTDSTHAIAPISYAVSPEAAIAKLKQTIESLPRTKIIKATDNYIYAEFTSKIMGFVDDVEFYLDNPANVIQVRSASRLGESDLGVNRQRIEAIRAQLKAID; via the coding sequence ATGCTGAAACGTACTGCCCTATTGGTCTTAATTGCATCCTTGTGTTGGTTTGGAGTGAGTGCAAGTGCAATGGCACTTCCGTTAAATCCTCCGATCGCAACTCTGTTTTCATTTTCAGGAACTCGTCCGACAACTTTAGGACTAAACAACGATCGCTTGGCAGAATGTCCAAGTACACCAAACTGTGTCAATAGCTTTAGCACCGATTCAACCCACGCGATCGCACCGATTTCCTATGCCGTTTCGCCTGAAGCAGCGATCGCTAAGTTGAAACAAACCATTGAATCCCTACCTCGTACAAAAATCATCAAAGCCACAGATAACTATATCTACGCAGAATTTACCTCTAAGATCATGGGCTTTGTGGATGATGTGGAATTTTACCTAGACAACCCTGCAAATGTGATTCAGGTGCGATCAGCTTCTCGCCTCGGAGAATCAGACCTCGGAGTGAATCGCCAGCGGATCGAGGCGATTCGCGCTCAGCTTAAAGCCATTGATTGA
- the purQ gene encoding phosphoribosylformylglycinamidine synthase subunit PurQ codes for MKFGVLVFPGSNCDRDIVWVTEGILGQPTRMIWHEESDLSDIDVVVVPGGFSYGDYLRCGAIARFSPVMRSTIDHANAGKLVLGICNGFQVLTEAGLLPGALVRNRDLHFICDRVPLRVERNDVVWTQNYQKGQVVEFPIAHGEGSYYADAETLKSLEDHDQILFRYCDPAGNLTPESNSNGSLNHIAGICNRQGNVLGMMPHPERASDRALGCVDGLALFESILKAVPALV; via the coding sequence ATGAAATTTGGGGTTTTAGTGTTTCCGGGATCGAACTGCGATCGCGATATTGTCTGGGTGACAGAAGGGATACTCGGTCAGCCGACTCGAATGATTTGGCATGAAGAAAGTGATTTGTCTGATATTGATGTCGTCGTGGTTCCGGGTGGATTTAGCTATGGGGATTATCTCCGCTGTGGAGCGATCGCTCGGTTTTCTCCGGTGATGCGATCGACGATCGATCATGCTAACGCTGGAAAGTTAGTTCTTGGCATTTGTAACGGGTTTCAAGTGCTAACCGAAGCGGGATTGCTGCCGGGTGCATTGGTACGAAATCGGGATTTGCATTTTATTTGTGATCGTGTTCCTCTGCGGGTGGAGCGGAATGATGTGGTGTGGACGCAGAATTACCAGAAAGGTCAAGTCGTCGAGTTCCCGATCGCGCACGGGGAAGGCAGTTATTACGCCGATGCGGAGACGTTGAAATCGCTCGAAGATCACGATCAAATTCTCTTCCGCTACTGTGATCCGGCGGGCAATCTCACACCCGAAAGCAATTCTAATGGCTCACTCAATCACATCGCTGGCATTTGTAATCGTCAGGGCAATGTGTTGGGCATGATGCCGCACCCGGAACGCGCTTCCGATCGCGCTCTCGGTTGTGTGGATGGATTAGCGCTGTTTGAAAGCATTCTCAAAGCGGTTCCAGCGTTGGTGTAG